The DNA window CTCGTGCACGAGCATTACCCATATCCGTAGTCCAATCCAGGCCCACAGCATCACAACCCGTATCGGCAATCGACTCCAGCCACTGGCCACCGTTCTTGGTAAACAGAATCACCGGCACACGGCGACCTTCGTTTTCACGGATCAACCCGTCGACAATCTTCTTCATGTAGCGCAGCGAGAACTCCTCATAGGCCCAACCACTCAGTACACCACCCCAAGTATCGAAGATCTGCACTGCTTGCGCGCCGGCTTTGATCTGGCCGTTCAGATAGTCAATCACCGAATCAGCCAAGTGATCCAGCAAACGGTGCATCACTTCCGGCTGACCGTAGGCCAACTTCTTGGTTTCACGGAAGTCCTTGGAGGAACCGCCTTCTACCATGTAGGTGGCCAGTGTCCACGGGCTACCGGAGAAACCGATCAACGGAACGCGACCATTAAGTTCACGGCGAATGGTGGAGACCGCATTCATTACATAATCCAGATCAGACTCGGCCTTCATGTTCGGCAGTGCATCTACGTCGGCTTCAGAGCGGATCACTTTACGGAACTTGGGGCCTTCGCCCGTCTCGAAATACAGACCCAACCCCAACGCGTCCGGGATGGTCAGGATATCGGAGAACAAAATCGCCGCGTCCAACGGATAGCGCTCTAGTGGCTGCAGGGTTACTTCGCAGGCCAACGGCGTGTTCTTGCAAAGACTGAGGAAGTCACCCGCCTGGGCCCGGGTTGCACGGTACTCCGGCAGGTAACGGCCCGCCTGACGCATCATCCACACCGGGGTACGGTCCACAGGCTGCCGCATCAGGGCGCGCAAGAAGCGATCGTTCTTCAACTCAGTCATAGTTACAGTCTTCTCATCGTTTATGGGTCAGAGACAATGGGAGCCAATGATACCCCGTTTGCGCCAATAAAAAAGGGCGG is part of the Marinobacter sp. JH2 genome and encodes:
- the hemE gene encoding uroporphyrinogen decarboxylase, translating into MTELKNDRFLRALMRQPVDRTPVWMMRQAGRYLPEYRATRAQAGDFLSLCKNTPLACEVTLQPLERYPLDAAILFSDILTIPDALGLGLYFETGEGPKFRKVIRSEADVDALPNMKAESDLDYVMNAVSTIRRELNGRVPLIGFSGSPWTLATYMVEGGSSKDFRETKKLAYGQPEVMHRLLDHLADSVIDYLNGQIKAGAQAVQIFDTWGGVLSGWAYEEFSLRYMKKIVDGLIRENEGRRVPVILFTKNGGQWLESIADTGCDAVGLDWTTDMGNARARVGDRVALQGNMDPTMLYAPKKRIREEVEDILSRYGQGTGHIFNLGHGITPEVDPEHAGAFIEAVVELSGKYHQQ